From a single Serratia surfactantfaciens genomic region:
- the guaD gene encoding guanine deaminase, producing the protein MALQFTTAIRGNFFDISACVEEPQQLDERLRHVPDGLLLLNDDVIVWFGSWQQGEALLPPGFAVTEYRDKLIVPGFIDTHIHYPQTEMIGAYGDQLLGWLNNYTFPTESRYDCQRHADEMSAFFLQQLLSNGTTTALVFGTVHPQSVDALFGQAQTLNMRLIAGKVMMDRHAPEALLETPEQSYRQTRELIERWHGKGRLGYAITPRFAPTSTPALLAQVQRLREEYPDVWLQTHLSENPQEVAWVKALFPQHRSYLDVYHRYGMTGDKSVFAHCLHLEEQEWDCLCNTRSAIAFCPTSNLFLGSGLFDLQQAWRKRVKLGIGTDVGAGTTFNMLRTLGEAYKVGQLQHYRLSALEAFYHATLGGARALSLDDKIGNFNVGKEADFVVLDPAVTPLQQLRCANSATSAEQGFVLMTLGDDRNIYRTYVDGKVVYQAAR; encoded by the coding sequence ATGGCACTGCAATTCACCACGGCTATTCGTGGCAATTTTTTTGATATCTCCGCCTGTGTGGAGGAGCCGCAACAGCTCGACGAACGCCTGCGGCATGTTCCCGACGGTTTGCTGCTGCTGAACGACGACGTCATCGTCTGGTTCGGCAGCTGGCAGCAGGGCGAGGCGCTGCTGCCGCCGGGCTTCGCGGTCACGGAATATCGCGACAAACTGATCGTGCCGGGATTTATCGATACCCACATCCACTACCCGCAAACCGAAATGATCGGTGCCTATGGCGACCAGCTGTTGGGCTGGTTAAACAATTACACCTTCCCGACCGAAAGCCGTTACGACTGCCAACGGCACGCCGACGAGATGTCGGCCTTCTTTCTGCAGCAGTTGCTGAGTAACGGCACCACCACCGCGTTGGTGTTCGGCACGGTGCATCCACAGTCGGTCGACGCCTTGTTCGGCCAGGCGCAAACGCTGAACATGCGCCTGATCGCCGGTAAGGTGATGATGGATCGCCATGCGCCGGAGGCGCTGCTGGAAACGCCGGAGCAGAGTTACCGCCAGACGCGTGAGCTGATTGAACGTTGGCACGGCAAAGGCCGCCTCGGTTACGCCATTACGCCGCGCTTTGCGCCCACCAGTACGCCGGCGCTGCTGGCGCAGGTTCAGCGGCTGCGCGAAGAGTATCCCGACGTCTGGCTGCAAACGCACCTGAGCGAGAACCCGCAGGAAGTGGCCTGGGTTAAAGCGCTGTTCCCGCAGCACCGGAGCTATCTGGATGTTTACCATCGTTATGGCATGACTGGCGATAAAAGCGTGTTCGCCCACTGCCTGCATCTGGAGGAACAGGAGTGGGACTGCCTGTGCAATACCCGCTCGGCGATCGCCTTTTGCCCCACCTCCAACCTGTTCCTCGGCAGCGGGCTGTTCGACCTGCAGCAGGCCTGGCGCAAGCGGGTGAAGCTCGGCATCGGCACCGACGTGGGGGCAGGCACCACCTTTAACATGCTGCGCACGCTGGGCGAGGCGTACAAGGTCGGCCAGCTGCAGCATTACCGGCTCTCTGCTTTAGAGGCGTTCTACCATGCCACCCTGGGCGGCGCCCGCGCGCTGTCGCTGGACGACAAAATCGGCAACTTCAACGTCGGCAAAGAGGCGGATTTCGTGGTGCTCGATCCGGCGGTGACGCCGCTGCAGCAGTTGCGCTGCGCCAACAGCGCCACGTCGGCGGAACAAGGGTTCGTGCTGATGACGCTGGGGGACGATCGCAACATTTATCGCACCTATGTGGACGGTAAGGTGGTTTATCAGGCGGCGCGCTGA
- a CDS encoding MFS transporter: MSPTRKLTAIALVITFIQFTNALEYMVFNPIFLYMAADFSVPVSFAGYVSAAYTLAAVISGIGAFFWIGGVEKQRFLLFNVALLGVTTLVIAATQQFYWLLALRLLAGLLGGTTMGVGIGLLLNAAPAALHGRMLATVISSFSLVSIVGMPGMLYLCEVASWRVALVAIGGLCLLAAVLVALFVPRDAPQPQAAAPATLDRRLLLFASAAGLTQFSPMLLIPVLAPLLTQRLQVADAHLAWLFLIGGVAGYLATVLAGRWLQRFGAVTLTLGATLLLLGSLWLAACGGDRGELFMIAFLAAAYARLVAISSLSMRWPDHQQRAAFGVLQTALIHLSATAAFLLSPALLGSGFTPLGLQRLLWLCALSAVVAAPLSVWLQARLRQRAA; encoded by the coding sequence ATGTCCCCGACAAGAAAGCTTACGGCGATCGCGCTGGTTATCACCTTTATTCAGTTCACCAACGCCCTGGAATACATGGTTTTCAACCCGATATTCCTCTATATGGCCGCCGATTTTTCGGTGCCCGTCAGCTTCGCCGGCTATGTCAGCGCGGCCTATACGCTGGCCGCGGTAATTTCCGGCATCGGCGCGTTTTTCTGGATCGGCGGCGTTGAGAAGCAGCGTTTTCTGCTGTTCAACGTCGCGCTGCTGGGCGTGACGACCTTAGTGATCGCCGCCACTCAGCAGTTCTATTGGCTGCTGGCGCTGCGGCTGTTGGCCGGTCTGTTGGGCGGCACCACGATGGGCGTCGGGATCGGCTTGCTGCTCAACGCCGCGCCGGCTGCGCTGCACGGCCGGATGCTGGCGACGGTGATTTCGTCCTTTTCGCTGGTGAGCATTGTCGGCATGCCGGGCATGCTGTACCTGTGCGAGGTGGCGAGCTGGCGCGTTGCGCTGGTGGCGATCGGTGGGCTGTGTCTGCTGGCGGCGGTGTTGGTGGCGCTGTTCGTTCCCAGGGATGCGCCGCAGCCGCAGGCCGCCGCCCCCGCCACGCTCGATCGCCGTTTGTTGCTGTTCGCCTCCGCCGCCGGCCTGACACAGTTCAGCCCGATGCTGCTGATTCCGGTACTGGCGCCGCTGCTTACCCAGCGGCTACAGGTGGCCGACGCGCATTTGGCCTGGCTGTTTCTCATCGGCGGCGTGGCCGGCTATCTGGCGACCGTGCTGGCGGGACGCTGGCTGCAACGTTTTGGCGCCGTGACGCTGACGCTGGGTGCCACGCTGTTGCTGTTGGGTAGCCTGTGGTTGGCGGCGTGCGGTGGCGATCGCGGCGAACTGTTCATGATTGCGTTTCTCGCGGCGGCCTACGCGCGACTGGTGGCGATCTCTTCCCTGAGCATGCGCTGGCCGGACCATCAGCAACGCGCGGCCTTCGGCGTGCTGCAAACCGCCCTGATACACCTGAGCGCCACGGCGGCCTTTTTGCTCTCCCCCGCGTTGCTCGGCAGCGGCTTCACCCCGCTCGGTTTGCAACGTCTGTTATGGCTGTGCGCGCTGAGCGCCGTCGTCGCCGCGCCGCTCAGCGTTTGGCTGCAGGCGCGGCTGCGTCAGCGCGCCGCCTGA
- a CDS encoding LysR family transcriptional regulator encodes MRAKLDLNLLRIFVAVVEQGSFVGAARALAMPTSNVSRAISQLERQLDQRLIERSTRSMRLTPNGQLLHERTQPLLASLDHTAQTLSERQQQLRGPLRLCVPNEVGPYLLGDPLAAFAVQHPQIEISCVTNLAGMASLLDDVDLAVMISRGMLDDSDYVAQPLATFPCIVVAAPALLAQWPPTSKIEQFTQLPCISTVDALKGRPWQFVHPDGTFVTVPVNARYRVNSGEMALKAALAGVGFAMLSELGCRPFLADGRLVEIPLALPPAPLQLYAVYPGRRYLPAKTRALLTFLIQQVGEATNF; translated from the coding sequence ATGCGCGCCAAATTGGATTTAAACCTGTTACGCATTTTTGTGGCGGTGGTGGAACAAGGCAGTTTCGTCGGGGCCGCTCGGGCGCTGGCCATGCCGACCTCTAACGTCAGCCGCGCTATCTCGCAGCTGGAGCGCCAGCTCGACCAGCGATTAATCGAACGCAGCACCCGCTCAATGCGGTTGACGCCGAACGGCCAGCTATTGCATGAGCGGACACAGCCGCTGCTGGCGTCGCTCGATCATACCGCGCAAACGCTCAGCGAACGGCAGCAACAGCTGCGTGGGCCGCTGCGTCTGTGCGTGCCCAATGAAGTGGGGCCCTACCTGTTGGGCGATCCGTTAGCGGCCTTCGCCGTGCAGCATCCGCAGATCGAAATCAGCTGCGTCACCAATCTGGCGGGGATGGCGTCGCTGCTGGACGATGTCGATCTGGCGGTCATGATCAGCCGTGGCATGCTGGACGACAGCGACTATGTCGCGCAGCCGCTGGCGACCTTTCCCTGCATCGTGGTAGCCGCTCCGGCGCTGTTGGCGCAGTGGCCGCCGACGTCGAAGATTGAACAATTCACGCAATTGCCCTGTATCAGCACGGTGGATGCGCTGAAGGGGAGGCCGTGGCAGTTCGTTCACCCGGACGGAACCTTCGTTACCGTACCGGTCAATGCGCGTTATCGCGTCAATAGCGGGGAGATGGCGCTGAAGGCCGCCCTGGCCGGCGTGGGCTTCGCCATGCTCTCCGAGCTCGGCTGCCGGCCGTTTCTGGCCGACGGACGTTTGGTTGAGATACCGCTGGCGTTGCCGCCGGCGCCGCTGCAGCTGTATGCCGTTTACCCCGGCCGCCGCTATCTGCCGGCCAAAACGCGTGCGCTGCTGACGTTCCTGATACAGCAGGTTGGCGAGGCGACTAACTTCTAA
- the dcp gene encoding peptidyl-dipeptidase Dcp translates to MRLSTLVLAIGMALGSQAQAAETQPHADHSALPSGQAKEATVTGEANHHDQQKTQNPFFYQSRLPFQAPPFNLIKESDYAPAIAAGIKQKREEVEKIANNPAKPNFKNTFVALEQAGSLLTRVMNVFGAMTSANTSDALQKLDEETSPKLAALNDDIMLNGKLFARIKAIYQDRDALKLDPESRRLVEVTYKNFELAGANLSDADKAKLKALNQEAATLSTQFTNKLLAASKNGALAITDPAKLDGLSEGELAAAAQAAAERKLEKQWLLVLQNTTQQPLLQSLKDRDTRKALFDASWTRAEKGDGNDTRQTISRLAKVRAEQAKLLGYPNYAAWKLQNQMAKTPDAALSFMRNIVPAATARAEREAKDIQAVIDQQKGDFKVQAWDWQFYAEQVRKAKYDLDESQIKPYFELNNVLNNGVFYAANLLYGISFKERKDIPVYQPDVKVYEVFDKDGKSLALFYTDYFKRDNKGGGAWMSNFVDQSKLNGTKPVIYNVANFTKPAPGQPALLSYDDVITMFHEFGHALHGMFADQEYPSLSGTNTARDFVEFPSQFNEHWVSDPKVFSHFAKHYQTGEAMPQELVDKIKKADKFNKGYSMTELLSAALLDMHWHMLTADQPQQDVDKFEAESLQKDKVDLSYVPPRYRSSYFQHIWGNGYAAGYYAYLWTEMLADDAFQWFTEHGGLTAENGQRFRDMILSRGNSQDLEKLYIDWRGKEPSIEPMLLNRGLKDE, encoded by the coding sequence ATGCGTTTATCCACATTGGTGCTGGCGATCGGCATGGCGCTGGGCTCGCAGGCACAGGCAGCAGAAACCCAACCACACGCCGACCATAGCGCGCTGCCCAGCGGCCAGGCGAAGGAGGCTACCGTGACCGGTGAAGCCAATCATCACGACCAGCAAAAGACTCAAAATCCGTTCTTCTATCAAAGCCGTCTGCCGTTCCAGGCACCGCCGTTCAACCTGATCAAGGAAAGCGACTACGCGCCGGCGATCGCAGCGGGCATCAAGCAAAAGCGGGAAGAGGTGGAGAAGATCGCCAACAACCCGGCTAAGCCCAACTTCAAGAACACCTTCGTGGCGCTGGAGCAGGCCGGTTCGCTGCTGACGCGGGTAATGAACGTGTTCGGCGCCATGACCTCGGCCAACACCAGCGATGCGCTGCAGAAGCTGGATGAAGAGACTTCGCCGAAGCTGGCGGCGCTGAACGACGACATCATGCTCAACGGCAAGCTGTTCGCGCGCATCAAGGCCATTTATCAGGATCGCGATGCGCTGAAGCTGGATCCGGAGTCGCGTCGGCTGGTGGAAGTGACCTACAAAAACTTCGAGCTGGCGGGCGCCAACCTGTCGGACGCCGACAAGGCCAAGCTGAAAGCGCTGAACCAGGAAGCGGCGACGCTGAGCACCCAGTTCACCAACAAACTGCTGGCGGCGAGCAAAAACGGCGCGCTGGCGATAACCGACCCGGCGAAGCTGGACGGCCTGTCGGAAGGCGAGCTGGCCGCAGCCGCGCAGGCGGCCGCCGAGCGCAAGCTGGAGAAACAGTGGCTGTTGGTGCTGCAGAACACCACGCAGCAGCCGCTGCTGCAGAGCCTGAAAGATCGCGACACCCGTAAAGCGCTGTTCGACGCCTCCTGGACGCGTGCGGAAAAAGGCGACGGCAACGATACCCGCCAGACCATTTCCCGTCTGGCCAAGGTGCGCGCCGAGCAGGCCAAACTGCTGGGCTACCCGAACTACGCCGCCTGGAAGCTGCAAAACCAGATGGCCAAGACGCCGGATGCCGCGCTGAGCTTTATGCGCAACATCGTGCCGGCGGCCACCGCGCGCGCCGAGCGTGAAGCCAAAGACATTCAGGCGGTGATCGATCAGCAGAAGGGCGACTTCAAGGTGCAGGCCTGGGACTGGCAGTTCTACGCCGAACAGGTGCGCAAGGCCAAGTACGATCTGGACGAGTCGCAGATCAAACCTTACTTCGAGCTGAACAACGTGCTGAACAACGGCGTGTTCTACGCCGCCAACCTGCTGTACGGCATCAGCTTCAAAGAACGCAAGGACATCCCGGTCTACCAGCCGGACGTCAAGGTGTATGAAGTGTTCGACAAGGACGGCAAATCGCTGGCGCTGTTCTACACCGATTACTTCAAGCGCGACAACAAGGGCGGCGGCGCCTGGATGAGCAACTTCGTCGATCAGTCGAAACTCAACGGCACCAAGCCGGTGATCTATAACGTGGCCAACTTCACCAAACCGGCGCCGGGCCAGCCGGCGCTGCTGTCGTATGACGACGTGATCACCATGTTCCACGAGTTCGGCCACGCGCTGCACGGCATGTTCGCCGATCAGGAATACCCGAGCCTGTCGGGGACCAACACCGCGCGCGACTTCGTCGAGTTCCCGTCGCAGTTCAACGAACACTGGGTCAGCGATCCGAAAGTGTTCAGCCACTTCGCCAAACATTACCAGACCGGCGAGGCGATGCCGCAGGAACTGGTCGACAAGATCAAGAAGGCCGACAAGTTCAACAAGGGCTACAGCATGACCGAGCTGCTGTCCGCCGCGCTGCTGGATATGCACTGGCACATGCTGACCGCCGATCAGCCGCAGCAGGACGTGGACAAGTTCGAGGCCGAGTCGCTGCAAAAAGACAAGGTGGATCTCAGCTATGTGCCGCCGCGCTACCGCTCCAGCTACTTCCAGCACATCTGGGGTAACGGCTACGCCGCGGGCTACTATGCCTATCTGTGGACGGAAATGCTGGCGGACGACGCCTTCCAGTGGTTCACCGAACACGGCGGACTGACCGCCGAAAACGGCCAGCGCTTCCGCGACATGATCCTGTCGCGCGGCAACAGCCAGGATCTGGAGAAGCTGTACATCGACTGGCGCGGCAAAGAGCCGAGCATCGAGCCGATGCTGCTCAACCGCGGGCTGAAGGACGAGTAA